The proteins below come from a single Nocardioides eburneiflavus genomic window:
- a CDS encoding NUDIX domain-containing protein — protein MDVRTRLSVAALVRDGLVLLAHRHPSRRWYPDCWDLVGGHVEPSESPRQAITRECREELAVQIHDPRPISLDVCDPALDMHAFVVTRWQGDPVNAAPDEHDDLRWFRPSELADLTLAHPDSLPGILRAVHVASD, from the coding sequence GTGGACGTGCGGACTCGGCTGTCGGTCGCTGCGCTCGTGCGCGACGGTCTGGTGCTGCTGGCGCACCGGCACCCATCGCGTCGCTGGTATCCCGACTGCTGGGACCTCGTCGGAGGGCATGTCGAGCCGAGCGAGTCGCCGCGTCAAGCCATCACACGGGAGTGCCGTGAAGAGCTCGCGGTCCAGATCCACGACCCCCGCCCCATCTCGCTGGACGTCTGCGATCCCGCTCTCGACATGCACGCCTTCGTCGTCACGCGATGGCAGGGCGATCCCGTCAATGCAGCACCGGACGAGCACGATGACCTTCGTTGGTTCCGGCCGAGCGAGCTCGCCGACCTGACGTTGGCCCACCCAGACAGCCTGCCGGGCATTCTGCGCGCCGTCCACGTCGCATCCGATTAG